A part of Ooceraea biroi isolate clonal line C1 chromosome 10, Obir_v5.4, whole genome shotgun sequence genomic DNA contains:
- the LOC105285999 gene encoding vacuolar protein sorting-associated protein 29, which produces MLVLVLGDLHIPHRCSSLPSKFKKLLVPGRIQHILCTGNLCTKESYDYLKTLASDVHVVRGDFDENLNYPEQKVVTVGQFRIGLSHGHQVVPWGDPESLALIQRQLDVDILISGHTHKFEAYEHENKFYINPGSATGAYNPLDTSVIPSFVLMDIQSSTVVTYVYQLVGDEVKVERIEYKKS; this is translated from the exons ATG CTTGTCTTGGTGCTGGGTGACTTACACATTCCACACAGATGTAGCAGCCTTCCGAGTAAATTCAAGAAGCTGTTGGTGCCAGGTAGAATACAACATATTTTGTGTACAGGAAACCTTTGTACAAAGGAATCCTACGACTATCTCAAAACGCTAGCTAGCGATGTGCACGTAGTCAGAGGAGATTTCGACGAG AACTTGAATTATCCAGAACAGAAAGTGGTCACTGTGGGCCAGTTCAGAATAGGACTTTCCCATGGGCACCAGGTAGTACCATGGGGTGATCCTGAATCCTTAGCATTGATACAGAGGCAGTTGGATGTCGACATTCTCATATCCGGACACACGCATAAGTTCGAAGCGTATGAGCACGAAAATAAGTTCTACATCAATCCTGGATCAGCTACTGGAGCTTACAATCCCTTGGACAC ATCTGTTATACCATCGTTCGTGCTGATGGATATTCAAAGCTCAACAGTGGTCACTTACGTGTATCAATTGGTCGGTGACGAAGTCAAAGTCGAAAGAATCGAGTACAAGAAGAGTTAG